The Thunnus thynnus chromosome 1, fThuThy2.1, whole genome shotgun sequence nucleotide sequence TTATCTGCTGTACTGCCTCATTGTGTTGCTAGTGCCTGTTCATAAAGTAGGCCGGTGTACACATACAAGGTTGCAGGCAGCACTGGACACCATCAGTACTGATGCCTGAAACAACCTTTCTACAGACACACCACCTTCTCTGGTAACCTGTATTAGTACGACATAATGCGGTCTCACCTCAACAGTCTATAACTTGTCAATGCCCAGCTCTTCTGGTGTCGAGATGCCGAGTTCTGACAGGGTGGGTGTCAGCTCCTGAATCAGGTAAGGATAGATGTCTTTGTGGGGGCCTGCTTTGtcctgcaagacaaaaaaatgtcaacaacagATCAGGAGCATTTTTTCAGAGGCCAAACTTGCAAACTTGGTAACAGACAATTAAGTAACGattaggctgcattcacaccaaatcaggtggtgcggCGAAAACGCCAGTCgccccattcatttgaatgggggtagtttGGCTTGGCTGCGGCCGTTTTGGCCACTGTGGTGCCGCATCGGATTGCGGCCGGCAAGTTGAgtcagagtcaacttttggagaaatgcaacccaatgtcactgcggctgaaggctgTGGTAGCCAATCACAGCGGGAGATCAGACTGACAAGAGTTGTAAATTCTGCCATGAGGACAAAGcaaggacatttctctttgcttAATAACGTTAGTACTTTGCTGTCTGCTTCccaactcatttaaaaaaaagacgggagaaagagagcgagagcagctgtggtcgagcgagctagagagtgaatgaagagaggcaGCGCTGATAGCAAGAAAGCTGATGAATCAGATCAGTAAAACATtactttctgattgtttcacagaggtgacgttctagagcacaaataaacacactcacaaacccACACATCTCCGCTTGACTGTGTGGTTTAACGCcccaccgcctgatttggtctgaatgcagccttagtCTCTCCAGGATGTAACAATATGATGTATCTGTTTTCTCTATaatcatttgtttattatataatattgtaatattgtgtAATACACTTACTATGAAAATAATGGGGGAAACAATGAATAGACTGTGCAGTTGTGCTACACTTTTCAAAACTagctttatttttctgtttgttgtaaCTATTCGTTTGCACCTTGTGGTCCTTTTCTCAGTAGCCTGTGTGACAATATGAACTAGTAGAAGTTGTTGATTTGTCACAAACTCTTGACTTTGGTTAAGTGATTCTCATTCAAGCTCTCTGCATGTCAGAAGTTACACCTCCTCAATGAAACAAAGCTCAGACAAAATGTTTGGCAGACCCTGTACAAAGCTATGATGAAGTCACTCACCTTGACGGCCTCTAGGATGCGAATGGCGCTGGCCAGGTCATTCAGTCTTCGGCATGCTCTTAGTGCCGAATCCAGGATCTTGGCCTCAGGTACCAAGTCATACCCGATCAAGGTGTTCATGCCTTTAGGTtaaaattaatagaaaaaaatcatctgtGATTTCAAAGAATCAAAATGAAGAACAGCTGCAACTCATAACAGAGAAAAAGCAACATTTGATGGACCATGAATCTATAGTATTGGATTAACCAGAGAATGTTACAATTAattagttatcaaaatagttgctgattcattttctatcTTTCGACATAAGTGATTTATCATTGTAGCTTCATAATTTGACCACATTTActtcaaaaatacatattgGCGTAGTTCAAATCTGTGACTAAATGATCTCATAATGatttgaaaattaaacaaaactggacttttaacaataataaaaccaaGAAATAATAAAGGGAGGAAGTCACTTCATCAGAATGTGATAAGACTGAAGAAAGTCACCTTTCTTCAGTTCCCAGGCATCGATGTCAGGCTTGCTGAAGTAAGTGACCCAGCGGGCATCAAACTCCTCGTCTGTCTCCACCTTTCCATGAGAGTAACATCTGGAGGCCAACGGAGCTGAAAAACAGGAAGTAGACATGTACCTTGAGAAATACAAagattttatcaacaaaaatactttttatgttAACAAATATGTTGTCTACTGCTTAACACAAGCAGCGGTACAAGAACTTGAATAAAATAcattctgaaactgaaacaggCCAAAATCTGAATCAAAGAATGACTAAACAAAATGACAAGCAGTGATAATGACATGTGATAGTGACTAGTTATAATTTCCTGGTTTTTAATTGTGATAGCCTCACACTGCATCCAAGAATTAATCTGTCAAACCAAAGCACCCAGTGTATTCAAGAAGCCAACACGTCATGTTATACACATGATATGACTGTCAGTGAGCAAGCAAACATCTAACAGAGACAATTTGGTAAgaaatatgattttgttttctgtttttccaggAGTAAAACTGTCATTTCTACAAATTTCTTATCTGACAACAACTGCtcttaagaaagaaaaatatattttgcaggACCCAAATTGAATCAATTAAAGTAGGTTCAGTTAAAGCAGGCACAACATTTGCAGCTATATTCATCAGGGTGGTTGATGTTTAGACGTGTATATGATACACAGCTATAAACTTGACTTGGAACATGAGGTTAGCTTCAGTTTCTTTAAACGCAATGAGTGATTGGTCTTGTGACTTCCACCATATGTTCAattcaaaacaataaaaagtaaaaccCACACAAATTATAAACCATGATTTATATCACACAACAATGACATAACAACGAGATAACTAGCATGTTATCTGACATAATTACAACTTATTTATGCAGCATGTTCCAGTTCATTTCCATCTCGTCAACTCATCACAGACACAAGCATATCATTTTATTTGGATCGCATTTTatacaatacatacatgtataattTCTTCTTGTATTAATAATAGTGAATTACATCTTAATACCTGTTAAAGTAGTCTGCAtagacacacatgtacatatacTTATAGTGAGCTAGGGCATGATGACCTAAATAGGGAAGTTCAGGACAGTTCATTTTAGGTGAATAGTAACAACAGGTCACCAACTAAACTCTCCAAAACGTCCACAGTCAACCAcatctgtattttaaatatatccTTATATACATACTATATAATATAGTCTGTGTTGAACGTGTCAGACG carries:
- the LOC137186631 gene encoding cytochrome c oxidase subunit 5A, mitochondrial-like, which codes for MFRAVFRLSATGARSLARSRPCYSAPLASRCYSHGKVETDEEFDARWVTYFSKPDIDAWELKKGMNTLIGYDLVPEAKILDSALRACRRLNDLASAIRILEAVKDKAGPHKDIYPYLIQELTPTLSELGISTPEELGIDKL